One Cupriavidus taiwanensis DNA window includes the following coding sequences:
- a CDS encoding tripartite tricarboxylate transporter substrate binding protein has translation MYPYRTRLFRWLATAAIPTLMAAAAPVPALAAFPDKPIRLVVPFAAGGGTDLVARAMGITMGEDLGQPVIVENKPGGGTIIGTDAVAKSAPDGYTLVMATMAHAVNPSLHRKLPFDTDKAFAPVMLVGRSPNVLVVKPDSAIKTVQDLIAAATAKPGKLNYASQGPGTSAHLAGELFKKMAKVEMNHIPYRGAGPAITDLLGGQVDVMFATAAAVAPHLESGKLRAVAVTTAQRSQAPALSKVPTIAESGVPGYAADSWYGLFVPAGTPPAVITRLNAAAKKAVHTEAFRKRAEQEGLAIGGGTPDEFGRYVKAERQRWSKVIKDANITAD, from the coding sequence ATGTATCCGTACCGTACCCGGCTCTTCCGCTGGCTTGCCACCGCAGCCATCCCAACCCTGATGGCCGCGGCAGCCCCCGTGCCCGCGCTCGCAGCCTTCCCCGACAAGCCCATCCGCCTGGTGGTCCCGTTCGCCGCCGGCGGCGGCACCGACCTGGTGGCGCGTGCGATGGGCATCACCATGGGCGAGGACCTGGGCCAGCCCGTCATCGTCGAGAACAAGCCCGGCGGCGGCACCATCATCGGCACCGATGCGGTGGCCAAGAGCGCGCCCGACGGCTACACGCTGGTGATGGCGACGATGGCGCATGCGGTCAATCCCAGCCTGCACAGGAAGCTGCCGTTCGATACGGACAAGGCGTTCGCGCCGGTGATGCTGGTGGGGCGCTCGCCCAACGTGCTGGTGGTGAAGCCGGACAGTGCCATCAAGACCGTGCAGGACCTGATCGCAGCCGCCACGGCGAAGCCGGGCAAGCTCAACTATGCCTCGCAAGGGCCCGGCACTTCGGCGCACCTGGCCGGCGAGTTGTTCAAGAAGATGGCGAAGGTCGAGATGAACCACATTCCTTATCGCGGCGCCGGCCCGGCGATCACGGACCTGCTCGGCGGGCAGGTCGATGTGATGTTCGCCACCGCGGCGGCGGTCGCGCCGCACCTGGAGAGCGGCAAGCTGCGCGCGGTGGCGGTCACGACCGCGCAGCGCTCGCAGGCGCCGGCGCTTAGCAAGGTGCCGACGATCGCGGAAAGCGGTGTGCCCGGCTACGCGGCGGATAGCTGGTATGGCCTGTTCGTGCCGGCCGGCACGCCGCCAGCAGTGATCACGCGGCTGAACGCGGCGGCGAAAAAGGCGGTGCACACCGAAGCGTTCCGCAAGCGCGCCGAGCAGGAAGGGCTGGCCATCGGCGGTGGCACCCCGGACGAGTTCGGCCGCTACGTCAAGGCCGAGAGACAGCGCTGGAGCAAGGTCATCAAAGACGCCAACATCACGGCCGACTGA
- a CDS encoding acetate--CoA ligase family protein translates to MNAIQRLVAPRSVAVIGASADPAKTAGRPVSYLRKHGFSGAIYPVNPKVQAIDGLRCYPDIASLPEVPDVGIVLLGAERAHLAVRELAARGAGAAIVLASGYTETGAEGARRQAELIEAAGSMRLLGPNTIGLVNLTDNIPLSASGALEMDQFPAGSIGVVSQSGGILGALLSRAAARGIGLSKLVSTSNEVDLDLADFIDYLADDEATRVIALYVESVRNPETFRRAALKAARAGKPVVAFKIGRSESGARAAVSHTGALAGADRMYDALFEQVGVMRAQTFSDLLDMPAALATGRKLAGNRVAILTSTGGAGTLVSDSLGVAGFETPAPDEATAAKLRALQQGDHAALDRNPIDVTLAGLQPDLLRAAIRILLDSPSYDAVAVIVGSSSLAMPDLMANAIRDCLPDSDKPVIAYVSPHAPEVASLLNRRGVPAFSAPEACTVAIDAMLHAGRLRAVDEAGTPTLPLPDLSAYGTGSLDEAAAKRLFAGFGVPVAKEVVVADGAEATAAARSFSGNVVLKILSAEITHKSDVGGVAVNVPTADVAGRLATMASDVQSATGIAPRRFLVQEMVKGGVEVILGMHRDALGTAILLGMGGVAAELFGDTTLRLLPGARGLTREAALAMIGRLKTAPLLQGYRGRPKADVDALADTIVAFSRMVATLGDRLVEAEINPVFVLPAGQGVVAADGVAVLAGNGKP, encoded by the coding sequence ATGAATGCGATCCAACGACTCGTCGCGCCGCGCAGCGTTGCCGTGATCGGCGCATCCGCCGATCCCGCCAAGACCGCCGGCCGCCCGGTTTCCTACCTGCGCAAGCATGGCTTCAGCGGGGCGATCTACCCGGTCAATCCCAAGGTTCAGGCGATCGACGGCCTGCGCTGCTATCCCGACATCGCCTCGCTGCCCGAAGTGCCGGACGTCGGCATCGTGCTGCTGGGCGCCGAACGCGCGCACCTGGCGGTGCGCGAGCTGGCGGCGCGCGGCGCGGGTGCGGCCATCGTGCTGGCGAGCGGCTATACCGAGACCGGCGCCGAGGGCGCGCGGCGCCAGGCCGAACTGATCGAGGCGGCCGGCAGCATGCGCCTGCTGGGGCCCAACACCATCGGCCTGGTCAACCTGACTGACAATATCCCGCTATCGGCCAGCGGTGCGCTGGAAATGGACCAATTCCCGGCCGGCAGCATCGGCGTGGTGTCGCAAAGCGGCGGCATCCTCGGCGCCTTGCTGTCGCGTGCCGCGGCGCGCGGCATCGGCCTGTCCAAGCTGGTGTCCACCAGCAATGAAGTCGACCTGGACCTGGCCGACTTTATCGACTACCTGGCCGATGACGAGGCCACCCGCGTGATCGCGCTGTATGTCGAGAGCGTGCGCAACCCGGAAACGTTCCGCCGTGCCGCGCTGAAGGCGGCGCGCGCCGGCAAGCCGGTGGTGGCGTTCAAGATCGGCCGCTCCGAGAGCGGCGCGCGCGCCGCGGTGTCGCATACCGGCGCGCTGGCCGGCGCGGACCGCATGTATGACGCACTGTTCGAACAGGTCGGCGTGATGCGCGCGCAAACCTTCTCCGATCTGCTCGACATGCCCGCCGCCTTGGCCACCGGACGCAAGCTGGCCGGCAACCGTGTCGCGATCCTGACCTCGACCGGCGGCGCCGGCACGCTGGTCTCCGACAGCCTGGGCGTGGCCGGCTTCGAGACGCCGGCGCCGGACGAGGCCACTGCGGCGAAGCTGCGCGCGCTGCAGCAAGGAGACCACGCGGCGCTTGACCGCAATCCGATCGATGTGACCCTCGCCGGCTTGCAGCCCGACCTGTTGCGCGCCGCGATCCGCATCCTGCTCGACAGCCCGAGCTATGACGCGGTCGCGGTAATCGTGGGCTCGTCCAGCCTGGCCATGCCAGACCTGATGGCCAATGCCATTCGCGACTGCCTGCCCGACAGCGACAAGCCGGTGATTGCATACGTGAGCCCGCATGCGCCGGAAGTCGCATCGTTGCTCAATCGTCGTGGCGTGCCGGCGTTTTCCGCGCCGGAGGCATGCACCGTGGCGATCGACGCGATGCTGCATGCGGGCAGGCTCCGCGCGGTTGACGAAGCGGGCACCCCCACGCTGCCGTTGCCCGATCTCTCGGCCTATGGCACCGGCTCGCTCGACGAAGCCGCGGCCAAGCGCCTGTTCGCCGGCTTCGGTGTACCGGTCGCAAAGGAAGTCGTGGTTGCCGATGGCGCCGAGGCGACTGCGGCGGCGCGATCGTTCAGCGGCAACGTCGTGCTGAAGATCCTGTCGGCCGAGATCACCCACAAGAGCGACGTCGGCGGCGTGGCCGTCAATGTCCCGACCGCGGACGTGGCAGGCCGGCTGGCAACGATGGCCAGCGATGTGCAGTCGGCCACGGGGATCGCGCCCAGGCGCTTCCTGGTGCAGGAAATGGTCAAGGGCGGCGTCGAAGTCATCCTCGGCATGCACCGCGATGCGCTCGGCACCGCGATCCTGCTTGGCATGGGCGGGGTGGCGGCGGAGCTGTTCGGCGACACCACGCTGCGGCTGCTGCCCGGCGCACGCGGGCTGACGCGCGAGGCCGCGCTGGCGATGATCGGGCGCCTGAAGACGGCGCCCTTGCTGCAGGGCTACCGGGGCCGCCCGAAAGCCGACGTGGACGCGCTGGCCGATACCATCGTCGCGTTCTCGCGCATGGTCGCCACGCTTGGCGACCGGCTGGTCGAGGCGGAGATCAATCCGGTGTTCGTGCTGCCCGCAGGGCAGGGCGTGGTGGCCGCCGATGGCGTGGCGGTGCTGGCCGGCAACGGCAAGCCTTGA
- a CDS encoding enoyl-CoA hydratase/isomerase family protein, protein MDNYSLIELKIEAGIALLAFNRPDKRNAMSDDMRSEFIHALERVAADQAIRALVLTGNGKGFCAGGDVAGMQRRMEAPQGEVGFNGWSRQQRVHHTVKLLHTMPKPTIAAVNGAAAGLGADTALCCDFVLASEAASFSWSYIHRGLIPDGGGMYFLPRRVGLSTAKELVFTGRKVEAQEAKALGIADRLSQPEALIDDALAWAAELSQGSATAIALGKSIMNQSFELPADQVFAQGSQAQGICYTSSEHRDSVLAFLNKTAARA, encoded by the coding sequence ATGGACAACTATTCCCTGATTGAACTGAAGATCGAGGCTGGCATCGCGCTGCTCGCCTTCAACCGCCCCGACAAGCGCAATGCCATGAGCGACGACATGCGCTCGGAATTCATTCACGCGCTGGAACGCGTGGCGGCAGACCAGGCCATCCGCGCGCTGGTGCTCACCGGCAACGGCAAGGGTTTCTGCGCCGGCGGCGACGTGGCCGGCATGCAGCGCCGCATGGAAGCGCCGCAGGGCGAGGTGGGCTTCAATGGCTGGAGCCGCCAGCAGCGCGTCCATCACACCGTCAAGCTGCTGCACACCATGCCCAAGCCCACCATCGCCGCGGTCAACGGCGCCGCGGCCGGGCTGGGTGCCGATACCGCGCTGTGCTGTGACTTTGTGCTGGCTTCCGAAGCGGCGTCGTTCTCGTGGTCCTATATCCATCGCGGGCTGATCCCGGACGGTGGCGGCATGTATTTCCTGCCGCGCCGGGTGGGGCTGTCGACCGCCAAGGAGCTGGTCTTCACGGGCCGCAAGGTCGAGGCGCAGGAAGCGAAGGCGCTCGGCATCGCCGATCGCCTGAGCCAGCCTGAAGCGCTGATCGACGATGCGCTGGCGTGGGCGGCAGAACTGAGCCAGGGCTCTGCCACTGCGATCGCCCTGGGCAAGAGCATCATGAACCAGTCCTTCGAACTGCCCGCCGACCAGGTCTTCGCCCAGGGCAGCCAGGCGCAGGGCATCTGCTACACCAGCAGCGAGCATCGCGACTCCGTGCTGGCATTCCTGAACAAGACCGCGGCCCGGGCCTGA
- a CDS encoding tripartite tricarboxylate transporter substrate binding protein, protein MTFWKGHGVCMVFSPGLSFYHSTQRNRNFSCAPQSPTIALEPTARTGLPQCGTKRAAKRPVRIKGVRIPDHNGDNNMQPLHTSRGAVAGILLALALAPTAALAAGAYPSEPIRIIVGYQAGGPTDLTARLLASKLQASMGQPVVVENKVGAGSNIASEYVASAAPDGYTLLLAAAPITMTKYLYKGLKFDVQKSFEPVANVMNAPAVLAVSTRLPVRDLKSLIALAKQRPGSLTFGSSGAGGSQHMAGELLKQKAGIDMLHIPYKGASGALTDLMAGTVDMVFMTSMSALPALKSGNPRALAVASKKRLPQMPQLPTMDEAGLPGFEADSWNGLLAPAGTPKPILDRLNAEVNKALASPDMREKLESQGAIVVGGSREEFRQYLRQEVERWGAVFKTVKIAL, encoded by the coding sequence ATGACTTTTTGGAAGGGCCATGGCGTTTGCATGGTGTTCTCTCCAGGGTTGAGTTTTTATCATTCCACACAACGGAATCGGAATTTCTCCTGCGCGCCGCAATCGCCCACTATTGCGCTGGAACCGACTGCCCGCACGGGCCTGCCGCAATGCGGCACGAAGCGAGCGGCAAAGCGCCCGGTCCGCATCAAAGGCGTCCGCATTCCCGATCACAATGGAGACAACAATATGCAACCCCTTCACACGTCCAGAGGCGCAGTGGCTGGCATCCTGCTGGCGCTGGCCCTGGCCCCGACCGCAGCCTTGGCCGCCGGTGCCTACCCGTCCGAGCCGATCCGCATCATCGTCGGCTACCAGGCCGGCGGTCCGACCGACCTCACGGCGCGGCTCCTGGCCAGCAAGTTGCAGGCGTCGATGGGCCAGCCCGTGGTCGTGGAGAACAAGGTCGGCGCCGGCTCGAACATTGCCTCGGAGTATGTCGCGTCGGCCGCGCCGGACGGCTATACGCTGCTGCTGGCAGCGGCCCCGATCACCATGACCAAGTACCTGTACAAGGGACTGAAGTTCGATGTTCAGAAGAGCTTCGAGCCGGTCGCCAATGTCATGAACGCGCCGGCGGTGCTGGCGGTATCGACCAGATTGCCGGTGCGCGACCTGAAGTCACTGATTGCCCTGGCAAAGCAGCGTCCGGGCAGCCTGACGTTTGGCTCCAGCGGCGCGGGCGGGTCGCAGCACATGGCCGGCGAATTGCTCAAGCAGAAGGCGGGTATCGACATGCTCCATATCCCCTACAAGGGTGCCTCCGGGGCCCTGACCGACCTGATGGCCGGAACCGTCGACATGGTCTTCATGACCTCGATGTCGGCACTGCCGGCGCTGAAGTCCGGCAACCCGCGTGCGCTGGCGGTCGCGTCCAAGAAGCGCCTGCCGCAGATGCCGCAGCTTCCTACCATGGATGAAGCGGGCCTGCCCGGCTTCGAAGCCGACTCCTGGAACGGGCTGCTGGCCCCGGCCGGCACACCCAAGCCGATTCTCGACCGCCTCAATGCGGAAGTGAACAAGGCGCTGGCGTCGCCGGACATGCGCGAGAAGCTCGAGTCGCAAGGCGCGATCGTGGTCGGCGGCTCGCGGGAGGAGTTCAGGCAGTACCTGAGGCAGGAAGTCGAGCGCTGGGGGGCGGTGTTCAAGACCGTGAAGATCGCGCTGTAG